A window of the Theileria parva strain Muguga chromosome 2, complete sequence, whole genome shotgun sequence genome harbors these coding sequences:
- the RPL17 gene encoding ribosomal protein L22 — MVKYSREPSNLTRSAKAYGAYLRVHFKNTYETATAIKGMLVKDAKRYLNDVIERKRCVPFRKFRGGVGRCAQAKAFKHTQGRWPEKSCKFLLDLLKNLESNAEVKGLEQSKLRLEHVQVNRAPVGRRRSYRAHGRIIPFLSHPCHVELIAVEDEDHVPRHTSTEKRVVKLNKRELARMRLRTGKSLS, encoded by the exons atGGTCAAGTACTCAAGAGAGCCAAGCAATCTAACTAGAAGCGCCAAGGCCTATGGAGCATATTTGCGTGTCCACTTCAAGAACACCTACGAAACAGCGACAGCAATAAAAGGAATGCTGGTGAAGGACGCGAAACGTTATTTAAATGACGTTATTGAACGCAAAAGATGTGTTCCTTTCAGAAAGTTCAGAGGGGGCGTTGGAAGGTGTGCCCAGGCCAAGGCATTCAAGCATACTCAAGGTAGATGGCCAGAGAAATCGTGCAAATTCCTACTTGATTTACTCAAAAATTTGGAATCTAACGCTGAG GTCAAGGGACTTGAACAAAGTAAATTGAGACTCGAACATGTACAAGTAAACAGAGCGCCTGTGGGAAGAAGAAGATCGTACAGAGCCCATGGTAGGATAATTCCGTTCCTTTCCCATCCTTGCCATGTCGAACTCATTGCTgttgaagatgaagatCACGTCCCAAGGCACACATCAACAGAGAAAAGAGTAGTCAAGTTGAATAAGCGTGAATTAGCCAGGATGAGACTTAGAACTGGAAAATCTCTCTCATAA
- a CDS encoding Inner membrane complex family protein yields the protein MVDVDPKDFKENDDDKSDYESDKKKLDSGKGPNLSFYECPTAAASIQGFGEGSGYNTNSLDSDQEENCYETVVKSELLHLSTEGGSVSLSQYTKATGGYFAGYQAVLYQGNPTLKENPERFLDENSLNYSQSDPDSVNHTQMNTENLPTVEQTNPFANQGFVSSNFTVETSTPGVQPTVTSVRSEAFVNTNDYPQRSSSLSPLSNTVVQNSMLPAIVESSNTNGNYSLAVGGTSSGVSYVPEGFDTITVPRYRPVEVVDRTVEVPVIHHIDTFVPKKEIQEVESYVKKPYTKYLDKVVEVPQVHYSDKIVEVPEYHEITKTVPKLEVKEKTNYVPKVEVKVVPKYVEVPVVKIVDKYEEYEEVEEVVKHVEKVEVVEVPREVVKHVVKPVRKIVEKEKIVPVYEHRDVPVEKIKYVPKVETIEHVREVPRVVDVPVPYNVPKHQYVDQPYVVPKYRDVPVAVPVCKTVKPVYEYKGPTNYVDVPVHKPYFVIHDHLNFKPVGAFNGKNDGSFTVDNSGPFVTGTNTNNGFNPETTFTPNSNPGHFPNGSFNVTDNLNENFGNSAVLGESVSYKVVGMSKVDLDKMNLEEKKMAQEKLDEALNNPNFQVYKQSLKTPNPLETNNNNFNTPNFTFTQPTNFNFSPNTNNGAYNTSWNPPNTSSPIFTNTWNNPAPNTNPATAANATTQNNNPGTFEPSNNGNFDNSKNSNPGLSWSKFGSFSKGNDSSSWSKWSPEFGSRYPSGGWNNWNNNNLSGSFFENNLNNKYKFDGNYSSNNLFNWTDKLFQFFKGSKSPENSFNSNNNLQNPNNFKSSNKAPTSTRDKPVSNNYVFPGTGSTNNVWTKNNYNLVQESFRNWKVPNMHLDLERNTPTNRALFRDSRDNYHMSSGSGSVGHRALKPSNPYPASDSNTPKVH from the exons atgGTAGATGTTGACCCAAAGGACTTTAAAGAAAATGATGATGATAAATCTGATTACGAATCAGATAAAAAGAAGCTAGACTCTGGTAAAGGGCCTAACTTGTCATTTTATGAGTGTCCAACTGCAGCAGCATCTATTCAAGGTTTTGGGGAAGGAAGCGGATATAACACTAATAGTTTAGATTCTGACCAAGAAGAGAACTGCTACGAAACAGTAGTAAAGTCTGAATTATTACACCTTTCTACTGAAGGGGGGTCAGTGTCATTATCTCAATATACGAAAGCAACTGGTGGTTATTTTGCAGGTTACCAGGCAGTTTTATACCAGGGGAATCCAACTTTAAAGGAGAATCCTGAGCGCTTTTTAGACGAAAACTCATTAAATTACAGTCAAAGTGATCCTGACAGTGTTAACCATACACAAATGAATACCGAGAACTTACCAACGGTGGAACAAACAAACCCTTTTGCAAATCAAGGATTTGTTTCAAGCAATTTTACTGTTGAAACCAGTACACCTGGAGTTCAGCCTACGGTTACGAGTGTTCGTTCTGAGGCCTTCGTCAACACAAATGATTATCCTCAACGATCAAGCTCTTTGAGTCCATTGAGTAATACGGTTGTACAAAACTCGATGTTACCAGCTATAGTGGAGTCCTCCAACACGAATGGAAACTACTCATTGGCTGTTGGAGGAACTTCTTCGGGAGTATCTTACGTTCCAGAGGGATTTGATACT atCACTGTACCAAGGTACAGACCGGTTGAGGTCGTTGATAGAACCGTGGAGGTTCCAGTTATCCACCATATTGACACGTTTGTTCCAAAAAAGGAAATTCAAGAAGTTGAGAGTTACGTCAAGAAGCCCTACACCAAGTATCTTGACAAGGTTGTCGAGGTTCCTCAAGTCCACTATTCTGATAAGATAGTTGAGGTTCCTGAATACCATGAAATAACTAAAACCGTTCCAAAGTTAGAAGTTAAGGAAAAGACTAACTATGTTCCCAAAGTTGAGGTCAAAGTAGTTCCAAAATACGTTGAAGTTCCTGTGGTAAAAATTGTGGACAAATACGAAGAATATGAAGAG gTTGAGGAAGTTGTTAAGCACGTTGAAAAGGTCGAGGTTGTCGAAGTTCCTAGAGAGGTTGTAAAACATGTTGTTAAACCAGTTAGgaaaattgttgaaaagGAGAAGATTGTGCCAGTTTATGAG cATCGCGATGTGCCTGTtgaaaagataaaatacGTTCCAAAGGTTGAAACTATCGAACATGTAAGGGAGGTTCCTAGGGTCGTCGATGTACCTGTTCCTTACAATGTTCCAAAACACCAATATGTAGATCAACCTTATGTTGTTCCAAAGTACAGAGACGTTCCGGTTGCTGTACCAGTGTGCAAAACCGTGAAGCCAGTTTATGAATACAAAGGTCCTACCAACTACGTTGATGTTCCAGTTCACAAACCCTATTTCGTTATCCATGATCATCTCAATTTCAAACCTGTAGGTGCTTTTAACGGAAAGAATGATGGATCATTTACTGTGGATAACAGTGGTCCTTTCGTTACCGGTACTAATACCAATAATGGATTTAATCCTGAAACTACATTCACTCCAAATTCTAACCCTGGTCACTTTCCTAACGGTAGTTTCAACGTTACAGACAATTTGAACGAAAACTTTGGAAATTCAGCCGTATTAGGCGAGTCTGTCAGCTACAAGGTTGTTGGGATGAGTAAGGTAGACTTGGATAAGATGAATTTAGAGGAGAAGAAGATGGCTCAGGAGAAACTTGACGAAGCTCTTAACAATCCCAACTTCCAAGTTTACAAACAGTCCCTCAAAACTCCCAACCCTCTTGAAACCAACAACAATAACTTTAACACTCCAAACTTCACCTTTACTCAACCTACAAACTTTAACTTTTCTCCTAATACTAACAATGGTGCTTATAATACTTCTTGGAACCCTCCCAACACGTCAAGTCCAATTTTCACTAATACTTGGAACAACCCTGCACCCAACACCAACCCAGCGACAGCGGCCAATGCCACAactcaaaataataacCCTGGTACCTTCGAACCTTCAAACAATGGCAATTTTGACAATTCTAAGAATTCAAATCCTGGCCTCAGTTGGAGTAAATTCGGTTCATTTTCAAAGGGGAACGATTCTTCGTCCTGGTCAAAGTGGAGTCCAGAATTTGGCTCTAGATACCCCTCAGGAGGCTGGAATAACTGGAacaacaataatttaagtgGTAGcttttttgaaaataatttgaataacAAGTATAAGTTTGATGGTAATTATTCCAGCAACAACTTATTTAACTGGACCGACAAGTTATTTCAGTTTTTCAAGGGCTCAAAATCGCCTGAGAACTCCTTTAACTCTAATAATAACCTTCAGAACCCCAACAACTTTAAGTCGTCCAACAAAGCTCCTACCTCTACTAGAGATAAGCCTGTTAGCAACAACTACGTTTTCCCAGGCACTGGCTCAACAAACAATGTTTGGACCAAGAATAACTATAACTTAGTTCAAGAATCTTTCAGGAATTGGAAGGTCCCTAACATGCATTTGGACCTCGAGAGAAACACTCCCACTAACAGGGCACTTTTCAGAGACTCCAGGGATAATTACCACATGAGTAGCGGTAGTGGTAGCGTGGGTCACAGGGCTCTTAAACCCTCCAACCCATATCCTGCATCAGATTCCAACACTCCCAAGGTTCActga
- the glpK gene encoding FGGY family of carbohydrate kinases domain protein: MDPVKVIASIDQGTQSTRCTLYDSSMNILASSKSKHTQYHPKSGWCEHDPNEIMDSVYYTMNESVKQLKEKVPNFVLVGLGVTNQRETVVVWDKDTGKPLHNAIVWLDIRASTEANNMVELYGSDRHFYHINGLLISTYFSAFKLKWMSNNLDWFDKRVREESVRIGTIDTWIIYNLTGEFLTDITNASRTFLMDINTEKWSTEMLKIFGLTGNLLPKIRPNCSDFGTINNDKVPGFKGVKILGSAGDQQASCIGQGLFENLATKCTFGTGAFILTNTGSKKVMSTGGLLCTPCYKLSPTTPTVFALEGSIAIAGAGITWLQDMGLLSDPSEISEILKKIKSSDGVVFAPAFSGLFAPRWRNDARGSIMGMTQHTERGHIVRAYCESIGLQLYEIIHSFLSDTGLLSIPYINVDGGLSQNSELVQLISDLTDTRLERPENAEITSFGAALLAGLQAKLWDGLTEVKKFTNGANNTVWTPSMSPEQRTTIIKYWNLGIERSLSWHL, encoded by the exons ATGGATCCAGTAAAAGTTATTGCATCAATCGATCAGGGAACCCAATCAACCCGGTGTACCCTGTACGACTCATCCATGAATATCCTGGCATCAAGTAAATCCAAACATACTCAATACCACCCAAAATCAGG ATGGTGTGAACATGATCCCAACGAAATAATGGATTCCGTCTACTACACAATGAACGAATCAGTAAAGCAGCTGAAAGAAAAGGTTCCGAATTTCGTTCTTGTGGGCTTGGGAGTAACAAACCAACGAGAAACAGTAGTGGTCTGGGATAAAGATACAGGAAAACCATTACATAACGCAATAG tTTGGTTGGACATCAGAGCTAGCACAGAAGCTAACAATATGGTTGAATTATATGGTTCAGACCGCCATTTCTATCACATAAATGGATTATTGATAAGTACATACTTTTCAG CATTTAAACTGAAGTGGATGTCGAATAATTTGGACTGGTTTGATAAAAGAGTTAGAGAAGAATCCGTAAGAATTGGAACAATAGACACCTGGATCATATAT aACCTAACTGGTGAATTCTTGACAGATATTACAAACGCATCAAGAACATTCTTAATGGATATTAACACTGAAAAATGGTCTACGGAAATGctaaa AATATTTGGACTAACTGGTAATTTACTTCCAAAAATAAGACCAAATTGTTCTGATTTTGGaactattaataatgataagGTGCCAGGATTTAAGGGAGTTAAAATACTAGGATCAGCGGGAGATCAGCAAGCATCCTGCATAGGTCAGGGATTATTTGAAAACCTGGCAACTAAATGCACGTTTGGAACAGGGGCATTTATCTTGACGAATACAG gTTCGAAAAAAGTGATGTCAACCGGTGGTTTACTATGCACACCATGTTATAAATTGAGCCCAACAACCCCAACAGTGTTTGCACTAGAG GGCTCCATCGCAATTGCCGGAGCTGGAATTACCTGGTTACAAGATATGGGACTATTATCAGACCCCTCAGAGATCTCA GAAATATTGAAAAAGATCAAGTCCTCAGACGGCGTGGTTTTCGCACCAGCATTTAGCGGTTTGTTTGCACCGAGATGGAGAAATGATGCCAGAGGAAGCATAATGGGTATGACTCAGCACACGGAACGTGGTCACATTGTAAGAGCATACTGCGAAAGCATTGGACTACAACTTTACGAGATTATCCACTCTTTTCTTTCTGATACCGGCCTATTATCAATCCCTTACATTAATGTGGATGGAGGATTAAGTCAGAATTCAGAACTCGTTCAACTCATATCTGATTTAACAGATACAAGGCTAGAAAGACCAGAAAATGCCGAAATCACATCATTTGGAGCAGCACTGTTGGCAGGACTACAAGCTAAGTTGTGGGATGGGTTGACAGAAGTGAAGAAATTTACAAATGGAGCAAACAATACAGTTTGGACACCTTCAATGTCACCTGAACAAAGAACCACCATCATTAAGTACTGGAACCTGGGAATTGAAAGGTCGCTATCATGGCATTTATGA
- a CDS encoding putative integral membrane protein yields the protein MVGSITSKPDRKRLFDPEVLLTPSFYFFLTSDVFILLILFLNRDKECDVPLYTWLVVGLLLSFPSSYLTYIINNAYGTKSGLLAEVVLLIVSFFWMAVGTIEVSMSTTCQNTNPGVWWVSFVSINIFWCVVVGFIISCIVITLGIMFFQGGRNPEFNIE from the exons ATGGTAGGGTCGATTACGTCGAAGCCTGATAGGAAAAGGTTATTTGATCCggaag TCCTG CTTACACCGagtttttacttttttctCACATCGGATGTTTTCATCTTACTCATATTATTTCTAAACAGGGATAAGGAATGTGACGTTCCACTAT atACATGGCTGGTTGTCGGCCTTCTCCTG agTTTCCCATCTTCTTATTTGACCTACATAATAAACAACGCATATGGGACCAAATCAGGG TTATTGGCCGAAGTTGTTCTACTCATCGTCAGTTTTTTCTGGATGGCCGTTGGAACAATAGAG GTTTCAATGTCGACGACATGCCAGAATACAAATCCAGGGGTCTGGTGGGTTTCTTTCGTCtcaattaatattttctg GTGTGTAGTTGTAGGATTTATCATCTCTTGTATCGTAATCACCTTG GGAATCATGTTCTTTCAAGGTGGAAGGAACCCAGAATTTAATATTGAGTAG
- the Pka-C3 gene encoding cAMP-dependent protein kinase catalytic subunit beta domain protein yields the protein MAFCGSSPNVPTYRIKFIHFIKRSGKFIKLIILFPFKRKMYSCNDVRTSSSCKTGFKTKPSMNTLVTEGHCNSSYNNICCKSSVGSSSKSITKCNVKVLKRCLNYRRSNTADSLCCNRVSDFEACSRELNLDQSYRQYPSFKEKQTLFKNCKRDDFEIGKTIGTGSYATVCIAKFTPNNRYFDLTRYLYPDIRENVNTSFARYTSQDSEQGYYNQIHDIEKPMEPNEKIVSLKILSKNKIIEKRQLEHVKNEKNILSTLKHPFIVGYLGSFQDTLNLYFILEFVPGGELFTYLRRMHTFPPEYTRFYASQVLLALDYLHMNKLVYRDLKPENILLDIMGYIRLVDFGFAKRLESGKTYTVCGTCDYLAPEIFLKKGHDFRADFYSFGVFLYELLTGVPPFYSNSPQKTYKLALNNEVAFGRKVNNVSRDIIKNLLRVDPSKRLGNNVKEVYFHPFFDGIDFNMLLAKQIKAPIVPSVSSHDDVSNFIKYPESWDQYKSEITKEQQQLFQFF from the coding sequence ATGGCTTTCTGTGGATCCTCGCCAAATGTTCCAACCTATcgtattaaatttatacacttCATCAAACGTAGCGGGAAATTCATAAAGctgataatattatttccATTCAAGAGGAAAATGTATAGTTGTAATGACGTAAGGACAAGTAGCAGCTGTAAAACAGgttttaaaacaaaacCCAGCATGAATACTCTGGTAACTGAAGGTCATTGCAATAGTAGTTATAACAATATTTGTTGCAAAAGTAGCGTAGGTAGTAGCAGTAAATCTATCACCAAATGCAACGTTAAGGTTTTGAAAAGATGCCTAAACTACCGCCGTAGTAACACAGCGGATTCTTTATGTTGTAATCGAGTTAGTGATTTTGAAGCTTGTTCTAGAGAGTTGAACCTAGACCAATCCTATAGACAATATCCCTCCTTTAAAGAAAAACAAACCCTGTTTAAGAATTGCAAAAGAGATGACTTTGAAATTGGAAAGACTATCGGCACAGGCTCTTACGCAACAGTCTGTATAGCCAAGTTCACTCCGAATAATCGCTATTTTGATCTCACCAGATATCTGTATCCTGACATCAGGGAAAACGTGAACACCAGTTTCGCAAGGTATACATCACAGGATTCTGAACAAGGATACTATAACCAAATACATGATATAGAAAAACCAATGGAACCTAACGAAAAGATAGTTTCATTGAAAATactgagtaaaaataaaattattgagaAGAGGCAGCTGGAGCACGTGAAAAACGAAAAGAATATCCTGAGCACTCTAAAGCACCCATTCATAGTAGGATACCTGGGAAGCTTTCAGGACActctaaatttatatttcatACTGGAGTTCGTCCCGGGAGGGGAACTTTTTACATACCTAAGAAGGATGCATACGTTTCCGCCAGAATACACTCGCTTCTATGCATCTCAAGTACTCCTTGCACTTGACTACTTGCATATGAACAAGCTGGTATACAGAGATTTGAAGCCAGAGAACATCCTTCTTGATATTATGGGTTACATTAGGCTGGTTGACTTCGGGTTTGCAAAGAGACTGGAGTCTGGTAAAACATATACAGTGTGTGGGACATGCGATTACCTGGCTCCTGAAATTTTTCTAAAGAAAGGCCATGATTTTAGAGCTGACTTCTACTCATTTGGGGTATTTCTGTACGAACTGCTGACTGGAGTCCCTCCCTTCTACTCAAATTCACCTCAAAAAACGTATAAACTTGCGCTGAATAATGAAGTGGCCTTTGGCAGAAAGGTGAATAACGTGAGTCGAGACATCATAAAGAATTTGCTTCGAGTGGATCCCTCTAAAAGACTTGGAAATAACGTTAAGGAAGTTTATTTCCACCCTTTTTTTGACGGAATTGATTTCAACATGCTGTTGGCAAAGCAGATAAAGGCCCCAATCGTACCCAGCGTCAGCAGCCACGACGACGtgagtaattttataaagtaTCCCGAGTCTTGGGACCAGTACAAAAGTGAAATAACAAAGGAGCAGCAGCAACTTTTCcagtttttttaa
- the Ddx47 gene encoding putative ATP-dependent RNA helicase DDX47 yields the protein MSSDSDPELELEKYKSRLMSSINRKMAVTVEEDDDKDDDTPTFEDLGVCVELCRACKELGWKRPTKIQIEAIPIALSGKDIIGLAETGSGKTAAFTIPILQKLLEKPQRLFSLILAPTRELSLQIKEQLISLGSEIGLDVCLILGGLDMVSQALQLSKKPHIIVGSPGRIADHLQNTKGFSLETIKYLVLDEADKLLSTDFDDSLNKIITSLPKDKVTYLYSATMTSKITKLQKVTLMKPIQINVNTKYHTSEHLIQKYLLIPLKFKYTYLACILWKYSTSTIMVFCNTCLTSQKVTLFLQNLSFKSVCLHGKLSQIQRLNSLNSFKTGLFNILVVTDVGSRGLDIPFVDLVINFDVPNTSKDYIHRVGRTARAGKSGISLTLITQYDIESFQRTEYALNKKLEEYKDISEEEVYNKYDECCNSLRNAEMDYKNKFQLIKTNKKNKQYNKSKFKLLR from the exons ATGAGTTCTGATTCTGATCCAGAATTAGAGTTAGAGAAATATAAATCTCGCTTAATGTCATCAATTAACCGTAAAATGGCTGTAACTGTcgaagaagatgatgataaAGATGACGATACACCAACTTTTGAGGATTTAGGTGTTTGTGTTGAACTTTGCAGAGCTTGTAAGGAACTTGGCTGGAAAAGGCCCACTAAAATCCAAATCGAGGCAATACCAATTGCTTTATCTGGCAAGGATATAATTGGTTTAGCTGAAACCGGTTCTGGGAAAACTGCAGCTTTCACAATCCCTATTTTACAGAAATTACTCGAGAAACCACAACGTTTATTTTCTCTAATTCTTGCTCCAACTAGAGAACTATCTCTACAAATCAAGGAACAGTTAATATCTCTAG GCTCTGAAATAGGATTAGATGTTTGTTTAATCCTTGGTGGACTTGATATGGTATCACAGGCTCTACAGTTGAGTAAGAAACCTCACATTATAGTCGGTTCTCCTGGTAGAATCGCTGATCATTTGCAAAACACCAAGGGATTTTCCCTAGAAACTATCAAGTATTTGGTCCTTGATGAAGCTGATAAACTACTTTCAACTGATTTCGACGACTCTTTAAACAAAATCATAACT AGTCTACCCAAAGATAAAGTTACATACCTCTACAGTGCGACTATGACTAGTAAGATTACAAAGTTGCAAAAAGTAACCCTAATGAAGCCAATCCAA ataaatGTCAACACCAAATACCACACCAGCGAACATTTAATCCAAAAGTATCTACTCATTCCCttgaaatttaaatacACATACCTGGCGTGTATTTTATGGAAATATTCAACCAGTACAATTATGGTTTTTTGTAACACTTGCCTTACTTCTCAAAAAGTTACTCTTTTCCTTCAGAACCTATCTTTTAAATCT GTCTGTTTGCACGGCAAGTTAAGCCAGATTCAAAGATTAAACTCTCTAAATTCATTCAAAACAG GcttatttaacatattaGTTGTTACTGATGTTGGTAGTCGTGGATTAGATATCCCTTTTGTCGATCTTGTGATTAACTTTGACGTTCCAAACACCAGCAAAGACTATATTCACCGTGTTGGCAGAACTGCCAGGGCTGGTAAATCTGGCATATCCCTAACCCTAATAACTCA GTACGATATCGAGTCATTTCAAAGAACTGAATATGCTCTAAACAAAAAACTCGAAGAATACAAG GATATTTCCGAGGAGGAGGTGTACAATAAATATGACGAGTGCTGTAACAGCTTGAGGAACGCTGAAATGGACTACAAAAACAAGTTCCAGCTGATCAAAACTAACAAAAAGAACAAACAATACAACAAATCTAAGTTTAAACTATTGcgttaa
- the Snrpd2 gene encoding Small nuclear ribonucleoprotein Sm D2, which translates to MSTKVKQDPTPMELDNKDNPAGPLSILEECVRENCQVLINCRNNRKILARVKAFDRHCNMILTNVREMWTVRGKGTGKKKLETKDRFLSRLFLRGDSVIVVLKNPK; encoded by the exons atgtcgACAA aAGTGAAACAAGATCCAACACCGATGGAACTTGACAACAAGGATAATCCGGCCGGCCCGTTGTCAATCTTGGAGGAATGTGTCAGAGAAAACTGCCAAGTCCTGATAAACTGCAGAAATAATCGCAAAATTCTGGCTAGA gtGAAAGCTTTTGACAGACATTGTAACATGATATTAACAAATGTGAGGGAAATGTGGACTGTAAGAGGCAAAGGAACAGGAAAAAAGAAACTGGAAACCAAAGATAGATTTCTTTCCAGACTCTTCCTAAGAGGAGATTCTGTAATCgttgttttaaaaaatccaaaataa